One window of the Rhinoraja longicauda isolate Sanriku21f chromosome 2, sRhiLon1.1, whole genome shotgun sequence genome contains the following:
- the tmem158 gene encoding transmembrane protein 158 has product MWTIQLLALALVATASLPSCRGWSGEDFFLHPNGTSLNFSLAALELGSAPGAVKADGAMAQSNNQCNITVLRLVSTSLLARWDRSLDFHCDVLLFTTNTNARSFFSAAFNRVFPPLIIDHVGVGGAGQQEFKLCVGCGQRPRKRMTALQGQQVNFCCLDFSLGELSWDKGWRLNRKPIESTLVACFMTMVIIIWSVAALIWPVPIIAGFLPNGMEQRRG; this is encoded by the coding sequence ATGTGGACCATCCAACTCCTGGCTCTGGCTCTGGTCGCCACCGCCAGCCTCCCGTCTTGCAGGGGCTGGAGTGGAGAGGACTTCTTCCTGCACCCCAACGGCACTTCTCTCAACTTCTCCTTGGCTGCCTTGGAGTTGGGCTCTGCCCCAGGCGCTGTCAAGGCTGACGGTGCCATGGCCCAGAGCAACAACCAGTGCAACATCACCGTCCTCAGGCTGGTGTCCACCTCGCTGCTGGCCCGCTGGGACCGATCACTGGACTTCCATTGCGACGTGCTCCTCTTCACCACCAACACCAACGCCAGGTCCTTCTTCTCGGCGGCTTTCAACAGGGTCTTCCCCCCTCTGATCATCGACCATGTGGGGGTCGGAGGCGCGGGGCAGCAGGAGTTCAAACTCTGCGTAGGTTGCGGGCAGAGGCCGCGCAAGAGGATGACCGCCCTCCAGGGGCAGCAGGTCAACTTCTGTTGCCTGGACTTCAGCCTGGGGGAGTTGAGCTGGGACAAGGGGTGGCGGCTCAACCGCAAGCCCATCGAATCCACCCTGGTGGCTTGTTTCATGACCATGGTGATCATCATTTGGAGCGTGGCTGCACTGATCTGGCCGGTACCCATCATTGCAGGCTTCCTACCCAACGGCATGGAGCAGAGGCGAGGCTGA